A stretch of Buteo buteo chromosome 9, bButBut1.hap1.1, whole genome shotgun sequence DNA encodes these proteins:
- the NCAPD3 gene encoding condensin-2 complex subunit D3 isoform X2 — MFDKCLHTLTKSWPPEPDLMRKRKKVHAQSSQADARRNRKKGKPYRNGNMDEMLEEEEEEEEEDCENVYFTTEDLLKVRNSIFLLLKNFLRLLPKFSLKEKPQCVQNCLQIFVEMTNFEAAAAHEFEFSPAMNVNEAKYIPELAYHGLRLLCSPLHGPEDKILRCVFQRILNVILMLESGAGSRRAVLAITSAVISARNQAIKFISSVADELKEVIFPVIRILLQHICTKVPDKADYRTYAAQAVVNLLNKLPCIEFADFMAWLYKYSRNTKVVYRVFALDVALALLDVPERNLDSSLSLDHQKFLKHKFLVQVMVFGRCSDKAPVVRSKALSSFAHCLEMKAAATLESIQDLLQSSSDHTVLEANTNTAISIVSAEATSNHPLKTLPTFKTIELTDSSDTAVLDGKEVMAMLRLRTKDEKTNVRKSALQVFMSILKHKVIPCTAQDLSTLQDRCRDPAVSVRKQALQSITELLVSQHNNVLVQKAWLNGVVPVVMDAESSVQEKALDCLDQLLLQHIKSYNEFRSEDEKQALAWDLLTLLTSESQELNSWDRGDVKHGQAGNCHYLNKAFQMWSRQNKFTSTFINNVMSHVEMEHAVPAWMLLAKMAGSSPKLDYSKIIESWDNVSRQQNMSTDTTGHILCVMGHVAKHLPKSTCERLIDNIKCWLRESHCPLEVISPAVETLQKLCHASAHVPEEAQELLNQVYGDLVSTCESYISNIVLKEDGAEQLQEDLLVRHLFILGEAAQLCPAKVEKRIFLLIQSILAASVNEDQLSSSPDGEAIPASQPLSQFRGSAMPPAVRAHAFITLGKLCLQHEDLAKKCIAALARELEVSHDVAVRNNVVIVMCDLCIRYTSMVDRYIPNISLCLKDPNPFIRKQTLILLTNLLQEEFVKWKDCLFFHFVSVLVDPNPDIARFGEFCLVHLLLKRNPVMFSQHFIECIFHFNSYEKHEKYNRFPQSVRAKNLFSLKGKDNKEKRMRIYKFLLDHFTDEQRFSITTKISQSILACFVDNILPLDLEASELLSDTFAVLSCKEIKLSTMRSKPDEDIQADEDEMAMANAVMEAAQKKLISQVQKKNFVENIIPVITSLKSLMEQKRIPALGDLMKYLREMMQDYRNEIKDFFAVDKQLAAELEYDMKKYEEQLAKEKESDQEQVLAAQAEQPPSLERAVLSGGWTNNAQSPVSRRQSLPPGSSPSSVPSECTTSITDVLKQPLLSHRPASLSTLAILNSARKAREAKSKQRSRSVGGSLSAVSLPSSTAGSKQVFFQSLNQQSTRENVSVVGRAISTPEQPINNLTFGAEVSYISLTQTPSSAPGKGKGEEKPRDIICLTSLEKLPSLPQEWKVESPARKKSSQRVPLRQSQRRAPLKPDN, encoded by the exons ATGTTTGATAAATGTCTTCATACCCTGACAAAAAGTTGGCCTCCAGAACCAGATCtgatgaggaaaagaaagaaggtacACGCTCAAAGCTCTCAGGCTGATGcaagaagaaatagaaagaaaggaaaaccataCAGGAATGGCAAC ATGGACGAGATgttggaagaggaggaggaggaggaggaggaggattgTGAAAATGTTTACTTTACAACGGAGGATCTTCTTAAAGTTCGCAACTCAATCttcctgcttttgaaaaacttcTTAAGACTTCTACCTAAGTTCTCCctaaaagaaaaacctcagtGTGTGCAGAACTGCCTGCAG aTCTTTGTTGAAATGACAAACtttgaggcagcagcagcacatgaGTTTGAGTTTTCCCCAGCAAT GAATGTTAACGAAGCCAAGTACATTCCCGAGCTGGCCTATCACGGACTGCGATTACTGTGTTCCCCTCTGCATGGTCCAGAAGATAAG attcTTCGTTGTGTCTTCCAGCGAATCCTCAATGTCATTCTAATGCTGGAAAGTGGTGCGGGTTCCAGACGTGCAGTCCTTGCAATCACATCAGCTGTGATCAGTGCCAGGAATCAGGCTATAAAATTCATCAG ttCTGTAGCAGATGAActgaaagaagttatttttcctgttattcGAATATTACTGCAACATATCTGTACCAAG GTCCCAGATAAGGCTGATTATCGTACATATGCTGCGCAGGCTGTGGTGAATTTGCTGAATAAACTCCCTTGTATAGAGTTTGCTGACTTCATGGCTTGGCTTTATAAATACTCACGCAACACTAAA GTTGTCTACAGAGTGTTTGCTCTTGATGTAGCATTAGCTTTGTTGGATGTGCCCGAGAGGAACTTGGACAGCTCCTTGTCCCTGGATCATCAGAAGTTTCTAAAGCATAAGTTTTTAGTACAGGTCATGGTGTTTGGCCGCTGTTCGGACAAAGCACCCGTGGTCCGTAGCAAAGCTTTAAGCAGCTTTGCCCACTGTCTTGAAATGAAAGCTGCTGCTACCTTGGAGAGTATACAGGACTTATTACAAAGCT CCTCTGACCATACAGTCTTGGAAGCAAACACAAACACTGCGATTTCGATAGTCAGTGCAGAAG ctacATCCAACCATCCACTGAAGACCTTACCAACTTTCAAAACTATTGAGTTGACAGATAGCAGCGATACTGCTGTACTTGATG GAAAAGAAGTCATGGCCATGCTGAGACTGAGAACCAAGGATGAGAAAACCAATGTGAGGAAATCTGCTCTCCAG GTTTTTATGAGCATCCTGAAGCACAAAGTCATCCCTTGTACTGCACAAGATTTGTCCACTCTTCAAGATCGTTGCCGGGACCCAGCTGTTTCTGTGCGGAAGCAGGCCTTGCAGTCTATAACAGAGCTCCTtgtg TCTCAGCACAATAATGTTCTAGTGCAAAAGGCCTGGTTAAATGGAGTGGTGCCTGTTGTGATGGACGCTGAAAGTTCTGTCCAAGAAAAGGCCTTGGATTGCCTTGATCAGCTTTTGTTGCAACATATAAAAAGTTATAATgaattcaggagtgaagatGAAAAGCAGGCTCTAGCATGGGATCTCCTTACCCTCTTGACATCAGAAAGCCAGGAGCTGAA TTCTTGGGACAGAGGAGATGTCAAGCATGGACAAGCTGGTAATTG cCATTACTTGaacaaagcttttcaaatgTGGTCCAGACAGAATAAGTTCACCTCTACTTTCATTAATAATGTCATGTCTCATGTGGAAATGGAGCATGCTGTACCAGCTTGGATGTTGCTTGCCAAGATGGCGGGTTCTTCACCCAAGCTGGATTATTCCAAGATCATTGAATCGTGGGACAATGTCAGCAG GCAGCAGAACATGAGCACTGATACTACAGGGCATATACTGTGTGTCATGGGTCATGTTGCAAAGCACCTCCCTAAAAGCACCTGTGAGAGGCTGATTG ATAATATCAAGTGCTGGCTGAGGGAGTCTCACTGTCCCTTGGAGGTGATCAGCCCAGCTGTAGAAACTCTGCAGAAGCTCTGCCATGCGTCTGCACATGTGCCAGAGGAGGCACAG GAGCTGCTCAATCAGGTGTATGGAGATTTAGTATCCACCTGTGAAAGCTATATTTCAAATATAGTCCTCAAAGAGgatggagcagagcagctgcaagAAGATCTCTTG GTGAGACACCTCTTCATCTTGGGTGAGGCTGCACAGCTGTGTCCAGCCAAAGTGGAGAAACGCATCTTTCTTTTGATTCAGTCCATTCTGGCTGCTTCTGTCAATGAGGACCAAT TGTCTAGTTCTCCAGATGGTGAGGCAATTCCAGCTTCTCAGCCACTGTCCCAATTCAGAGGATCAGCCATGCCTCCAGCGGTCAGAGCTCATGCATTCATTACTCTAG GTAAATTGTGTTTACAGCATGAGGATCTGGCAAAGAAATGCATTGCAGCTCTAGCTCGAGAACTAGAGGTGTCACATGATGTGGCTGTTCGCAATAACGTTGTCATCGTTATGTGTGATTTATGTATCCGCTACACATCCATGGTGGACAGATACATTCCCAACATTTCATTGTGTCTGAAGGATCCAAATCCCTTCATCCGTAAGCAGACGCTGATCCTGCTTACCAACCTTCTGCAG gaggaatttgtgaaatggaaagactgtcttttcttccattttgtcaGCGTCTTGGTGGATCCAAATCCAGATATTGCCAG gtTTGGAGAGTTCTGCCTGGTGCATCTCTTACTGAAGAGGAATCCAGTAATGTTCTCCCAACACTTCATTGAGTGCATCTTCCACTTCAATAGCTATGAGAAACATGAGAAGTACAACAGGTTCCCCCAGAGCGTGCG AGCGAAGAATCTCTTCTCTCTGAAGGGAAaagataacaaagaaaaaagaatgcgTATCTACAAGTTCCTGCTAGACCACTTTACAGATGAGCAGAGGTTCAGCATCACAACAAAGATCAGCCAGAGCATCCTAG CATGCTTTGTGGATAACATCCTTCCTTTGGACCTTGAGGCCAGTGAGCTGCTCTCGGATACATTTGCAGTCCTTAGCTGCAAAGAAATCAAGCTATCAACTATGAGATCAAAACCCGATGAAGACATTCAGGCTGATGAAGATGAAATGGCAATGGCCAATGCTGTCATGGAGGCAGCACAAAAAAAGCTCATCTCGCAG gttcaaaagaaaaactttgtaGAAAACATCATCCCAGTGATCACATCACTGAAGTCTCTGATGGAGCAGAAGAGGATCCCAGCTCTTGGGGACCTTATGAAATACCTACGG GAAATGATGCAAGATTACCGAAATGAAATCAAAGACTTCTTTGCTGTGGACAAGCAGCTGGCAGCCGAGCTGGAGTACGACATGAAGAAATACGAAGAGCAGCTGGCCAAGGAGAAGGAGTCAGACCAAGAGCAGGTCttggcagcacaggcagag CAACCTCCATCTTTGGAGAGAGCTGTACTTTCTGGTGGCTGGACTAATAATGCTCAGTCTCCTGTAAGTAGGAGACAGTCCTTGCCACCTGGATCAAGTCCTTCCTCTGTGCCTTCTGAGTGTACTACATCTATTACTGATGTTCTGAAACAGCCGTTACTCAGTCACAG GCCAGCATCCTTGAGCACACTTGCCATCCTGAACTCTGCCAGGAAAGCAAGGGAAGCCAAAAGCAAGCAACGCAGCAGGAGTGTTGGAGGAAGTTTATCGGCTGTATCTCTTCCATCAAGCACAGCTGGCAGCAAGCAAG TATTCTTTCAAAGCCTGAATCAACAGTCTACcagagaaaatgtttctgtggtgGGCCGCGCAATCAGCACACCAGAGC agccCATTAATAACTTGACTTTTGGTGCTGAGGTCAGTTACATCAGCTTGACGCAGACACCCAGTTCAGCTCCAG ggaagggaaagggtgAGGAAAAGCCGAGAGATATTATCTGTTTGACATCACTAGAGAAACT CCCATCCCTGCCACAGGAATGGAAAGTAGAATCcccagcaaggaaaaaaagcagccaacGTGTCCCTCTGAGACAGTCCCAGCGGAGAGCTCCACTGAAACCAGACAACTGA
- the NCAPD3 gene encoding condensin-2 complex subunit D3 isoform X4: MFDKCLHTLTKSWPPEPDLMRKRKKVHAQSSQADARRNRKKGKPYRNGNMDEMLEEEEEEEEEDCENVYFTTEDLLKVRNSIFLLLKNFLRLLPKFSLKEKPQCVQNCLQIFVEMTNFEAAAAHEFEFSPAMNVNEAKYIPELAYHGLRLLCSPLHGPEDKILRCVFQRILNVILMLESGAGSRRAVLAITSAVISARNQAIKFISSVADELKEVIFPVIRILLQHICTKVPDKADYRTYAAQAVVNLLNKLPCIEFADFMAWLYKYSRNTKVVYRVFALDVALALLDVPERNLDSSLSLDHQKFLKHKFLVQVMVFGRCSDKAPVVRSKALSSFAHCLEMKAAATLESIQDLLQSSSDHTVLEANTNTAISIVSAEATSNHPLKTLPTFKTIELTDSSDTAVLDGKEVMAMLRLRTKDEKTNVRKSALQVFMSILKHKVIPCTAQDLSTLQDRCRDPAVSVRKQALQSITELLVSQHNNVLVQKAWLNGVVPVVMDAESSVQEKALDCLDQLLLQHIKSYNEFRSEDEKQALAWDLLTLLTSESQELNHYLNKAFQMWSRQNKFTSTFINNVMSHVEMEHAVPAWMLLAKMAGSSPKLDYSKIIESWDNVSRQQNMSTDTTGHILCVMGHVAKHLPKSTCERLIDNIKCWLRESHCPLEVISPAVETLQKLCHASAHVPEEAQELLNQVYGDLVSTCESYISNIVLKEDGAEQLQEDLLVRHLFILGEAAQLCPAKVEKRIFLLIQSILAASVNEDQLSSSPDGEAIPASQPLSQFRGSAMPPAVRAHAFITLGKLCLQHEDLAKKCIAALARELEVSHDVAVRNNVVIVMCDLCIRYTSMVDRYIPNISLCLKDPNPFIRKQTLILLTNLLQEEFVKWKDCLFFHFVSVLVDPNPDIARFGEFCLVHLLLKRNPVMFSQHFIECIFHFNSYEKHEKYNRFPQSVRAKNLFSLKGKDNKEKRMRIYKFLLDHFTDEQRFSITTKISQSILACFVDNILPLDLEASELLSDTFAVLSCKEIKLSTMRSKPDEDIQADEDEMAMANAVMEAAQKKLISQVQKKNFVENIIPVITSLKSLMEQKRIPALGDLMKYLREMMQDYRNEIKDFFAVDKQLAAELEYDMKKYEEQLAKEKESDQEQVLAAQAEQPPSLERAVLSGGWTNNAQSPVSRRQSLPPGSSPSSVPSECTTSITDVLKQPLLSHRPASLSTLAILNSARKAREAKSKQRSRSVGGSLSAVSLPSSTAGSKQVFFQSLNQQSTRENVSVVGRAISTPEQPINNLTFGAEVSYISLTQTPSSAPGKGKGEEKPRDIICLTSLEKLPSLPQEWKVESPARKKSSQRVPLRQSQRRAPLKPDN, translated from the exons ATGTTTGATAAATGTCTTCATACCCTGACAAAAAGTTGGCCTCCAGAACCAGATCtgatgaggaaaagaaagaaggtacACGCTCAAAGCTCTCAGGCTGATGcaagaagaaatagaaagaaaggaaaaccataCAGGAATGGCAAC ATGGACGAGATgttggaagaggaggaggaggaggaggaggaggattgTGAAAATGTTTACTTTACAACGGAGGATCTTCTTAAAGTTCGCAACTCAATCttcctgcttttgaaaaacttcTTAAGACTTCTACCTAAGTTCTCCctaaaagaaaaacctcagtGTGTGCAGAACTGCCTGCAG aTCTTTGTTGAAATGACAAACtttgaggcagcagcagcacatgaGTTTGAGTTTTCCCCAGCAAT GAATGTTAACGAAGCCAAGTACATTCCCGAGCTGGCCTATCACGGACTGCGATTACTGTGTTCCCCTCTGCATGGTCCAGAAGATAAG attcTTCGTTGTGTCTTCCAGCGAATCCTCAATGTCATTCTAATGCTGGAAAGTGGTGCGGGTTCCAGACGTGCAGTCCTTGCAATCACATCAGCTGTGATCAGTGCCAGGAATCAGGCTATAAAATTCATCAG ttCTGTAGCAGATGAActgaaagaagttatttttcctgttattcGAATATTACTGCAACATATCTGTACCAAG GTCCCAGATAAGGCTGATTATCGTACATATGCTGCGCAGGCTGTGGTGAATTTGCTGAATAAACTCCCTTGTATAGAGTTTGCTGACTTCATGGCTTGGCTTTATAAATACTCACGCAACACTAAA GTTGTCTACAGAGTGTTTGCTCTTGATGTAGCATTAGCTTTGTTGGATGTGCCCGAGAGGAACTTGGACAGCTCCTTGTCCCTGGATCATCAGAAGTTTCTAAAGCATAAGTTTTTAGTACAGGTCATGGTGTTTGGCCGCTGTTCGGACAAAGCACCCGTGGTCCGTAGCAAAGCTTTAAGCAGCTTTGCCCACTGTCTTGAAATGAAAGCTGCTGCTACCTTGGAGAGTATACAGGACTTATTACAAAGCT CCTCTGACCATACAGTCTTGGAAGCAAACACAAACACTGCGATTTCGATAGTCAGTGCAGAAG ctacATCCAACCATCCACTGAAGACCTTACCAACTTTCAAAACTATTGAGTTGACAGATAGCAGCGATACTGCTGTACTTGATG GAAAAGAAGTCATGGCCATGCTGAGACTGAGAACCAAGGATGAGAAAACCAATGTGAGGAAATCTGCTCTCCAG GTTTTTATGAGCATCCTGAAGCACAAAGTCATCCCTTGTACTGCACAAGATTTGTCCACTCTTCAAGATCGTTGCCGGGACCCAGCTGTTTCTGTGCGGAAGCAGGCCTTGCAGTCTATAACAGAGCTCCTtgtg TCTCAGCACAATAATGTTCTAGTGCAAAAGGCCTGGTTAAATGGAGTGGTGCCTGTTGTGATGGACGCTGAAAGTTCTGTCCAAGAAAAGGCCTTGGATTGCCTTGATCAGCTTTTGTTGCAACATATAAAAAGTTATAATgaattcaggagtgaagatGAAAAGCAGGCTCTAGCATGGGATCTCCTTACCCTCTTGACATCAGAAAGCCAGGAGCTGAA cCATTACTTGaacaaagcttttcaaatgTGGTCCAGACAGAATAAGTTCACCTCTACTTTCATTAATAATGTCATGTCTCATGTGGAAATGGAGCATGCTGTACCAGCTTGGATGTTGCTTGCCAAGATGGCGGGTTCTTCACCCAAGCTGGATTATTCCAAGATCATTGAATCGTGGGACAATGTCAGCAG GCAGCAGAACATGAGCACTGATACTACAGGGCATATACTGTGTGTCATGGGTCATGTTGCAAAGCACCTCCCTAAAAGCACCTGTGAGAGGCTGATTG ATAATATCAAGTGCTGGCTGAGGGAGTCTCACTGTCCCTTGGAGGTGATCAGCCCAGCTGTAGAAACTCTGCAGAAGCTCTGCCATGCGTCTGCACATGTGCCAGAGGAGGCACAG GAGCTGCTCAATCAGGTGTATGGAGATTTAGTATCCACCTGTGAAAGCTATATTTCAAATATAGTCCTCAAAGAGgatggagcagagcagctgcaagAAGATCTCTTG GTGAGACACCTCTTCATCTTGGGTGAGGCTGCACAGCTGTGTCCAGCCAAAGTGGAGAAACGCATCTTTCTTTTGATTCAGTCCATTCTGGCTGCTTCTGTCAATGAGGACCAAT TGTCTAGTTCTCCAGATGGTGAGGCAATTCCAGCTTCTCAGCCACTGTCCCAATTCAGAGGATCAGCCATGCCTCCAGCGGTCAGAGCTCATGCATTCATTACTCTAG GTAAATTGTGTTTACAGCATGAGGATCTGGCAAAGAAATGCATTGCAGCTCTAGCTCGAGAACTAGAGGTGTCACATGATGTGGCTGTTCGCAATAACGTTGTCATCGTTATGTGTGATTTATGTATCCGCTACACATCCATGGTGGACAGATACATTCCCAACATTTCATTGTGTCTGAAGGATCCAAATCCCTTCATCCGTAAGCAGACGCTGATCCTGCTTACCAACCTTCTGCAG gaggaatttgtgaaatggaaagactgtcttttcttccattttgtcaGCGTCTTGGTGGATCCAAATCCAGATATTGCCAG gtTTGGAGAGTTCTGCCTGGTGCATCTCTTACTGAAGAGGAATCCAGTAATGTTCTCCCAACACTTCATTGAGTGCATCTTCCACTTCAATAGCTATGAGAAACATGAGAAGTACAACAGGTTCCCCCAGAGCGTGCG AGCGAAGAATCTCTTCTCTCTGAAGGGAAaagataacaaagaaaaaagaatgcgTATCTACAAGTTCCTGCTAGACCACTTTACAGATGAGCAGAGGTTCAGCATCACAACAAAGATCAGCCAGAGCATCCTAG CATGCTTTGTGGATAACATCCTTCCTTTGGACCTTGAGGCCAGTGAGCTGCTCTCGGATACATTTGCAGTCCTTAGCTGCAAAGAAATCAAGCTATCAACTATGAGATCAAAACCCGATGAAGACATTCAGGCTGATGAAGATGAAATGGCAATGGCCAATGCTGTCATGGAGGCAGCACAAAAAAAGCTCATCTCGCAG gttcaaaagaaaaactttgtaGAAAACATCATCCCAGTGATCACATCACTGAAGTCTCTGATGGAGCAGAAGAGGATCCCAGCTCTTGGGGACCTTATGAAATACCTACGG GAAATGATGCAAGATTACCGAAATGAAATCAAAGACTTCTTTGCTGTGGACAAGCAGCTGGCAGCCGAGCTGGAGTACGACATGAAGAAATACGAAGAGCAGCTGGCCAAGGAGAAGGAGTCAGACCAAGAGCAGGTCttggcagcacaggcagag CAACCTCCATCTTTGGAGAGAGCTGTACTTTCTGGTGGCTGGACTAATAATGCTCAGTCTCCTGTAAGTAGGAGACAGTCCTTGCCACCTGGATCAAGTCCTTCCTCTGTGCCTTCTGAGTGTACTACATCTATTACTGATGTTCTGAAACAGCCGTTACTCAGTCACAG GCCAGCATCCTTGAGCACACTTGCCATCCTGAACTCTGCCAGGAAAGCAAGGGAAGCCAAAAGCAAGCAACGCAGCAGGAGTGTTGGAGGAAGTTTATCGGCTGTATCTCTTCCATCAAGCACAGCTGGCAGCAAGCAAG TATTCTTTCAAAGCCTGAATCAACAGTCTACcagagaaaatgtttctgtggtgGGCCGCGCAATCAGCACACCAGAGC agccCATTAATAACTTGACTTTTGGTGCTGAGGTCAGTTACATCAGCTTGACGCAGACACCCAGTTCAGCTCCAG ggaagggaaagggtgAGGAAAAGCCGAGAGATATTATCTGTTTGACATCACTAGAGAAACT CCCATCCCTGCCACAGGAATGGAAAGTAGAATCcccagcaaggaaaaaaagcagccaacGTGTCCCTCTGAGACAGTCCCAGCGGAGAGCTCCACTGAAACCAGACAACTGA